From one Streptomyces sp. R41 genomic stretch:
- the pstB gene encoding phosphate ABC transporter ATP-binding protein PstB, with the protein MAKRIDVSGLTAYYSAHKAIEDISMTVEPRSVTAFIGPSGCGKSTFLRTLNRMHEVTPGGRVEGKVLLDDEDLYGSGVDPVAVRRTIGMVFQRPNPFPTMSIFDNVAAGLKLNGSYKKSELSDVVEKSLKGANLWNEVKDRLNKPGSGLSGGQQQRLCIARAIAVEPQVLLMDEPCSALDPISTLAIEDLIGELKERFTIVIVTHNMQQAARVSDRTAFFNLAAVGQPGRLIEIDDTERIFSNPSVQATEDYISGRFG; encoded by the coding sequence ATGGCCAAGCGAATCGACGTAAGCGGTCTCACCGCCTACTACAGCGCCCACAAGGCGATCGAAGACATCTCCATGACCGTCGAGCCCCGCTCGGTGACGGCCTTCATCGGCCCCTCCGGCTGCGGCAAGTCGACCTTCCTGCGCACCCTCAACCGCATGCACGAGGTCACCCCCGGCGGCCGCGTCGAGGGCAAGGTGCTCCTGGACGACGAGGACCTGTACGGGAGCGGGGTCGACCCCGTCGCCGTGCGCCGCACGATCGGCATGGTCTTCCAGCGCCCCAACCCCTTCCCCACCATGTCGATCTTCGACAACGTGGCGGCGGGCCTGAAGCTCAACGGCTCGTACAAGAAGTCGGAACTGAGCGACGTCGTCGAGAAGTCCCTCAAGGGCGCGAACCTCTGGAACGAGGTCAAGGACCGCCTCAACAAGCCCGGTTCGGGCCTGTCCGGCGGCCAGCAGCAGCGCCTCTGCATCGCCCGGGCGATCGCGGTGGAACCCCAGGTCCTCCTCATGGACGAGCCCTGCTCCGCCCTGGACCCGATCTCCACCCTGGCGATCGAGGACCTGATCGGTGAGCTCAAGGAGCGCTTCACGATCGTCATCGTGACGCACAACATGCAGCAGGCCGCTCGCGTCTCCGACCGCACCGCGTTCTTCAACCTGGCCGCGGTCGGTCAGCCCGGCCGTCTCATCGAGATCGACGACACGGAGCGCATCTTCTCCAACCCGTCGGTCCAGGCCACGGAGGACTACATCTCCGGCCGCTTCGGCTGA
- the pstA gene encoding phosphate ABC transporter permease PstA: protein MTTAPVSHKRPSTLRGASLPKWSQWAIAVGSVVVAVGIGLGAGLDSKVQWGLIAAILFVLGTYVIAARVEGHRQAKDRVATSLVWVCFIVAVVPLASLIWETVKRGVKVFDVYFLTHSMGVVADTETGGGIYHAIIGTLEQVGIATLIAVPIGVLTAIYLVEYGRGKLAKAVTFFVDVMTGIPSIVAGLFILSFWILILDMGYSGFAGSLALSILMMPVVVRSTEEMLKLVPNELREASLALGIPKWRTIIKVVLPTSIGGITTGVMLAVARITGETAPVLLLVWGTNFINTNPFSDPQASLPLYIYQQYANSAGSGAAYDRAWAAALALIAFVMILNLAARGIARWKAPKTGR, encoded by the coding sequence ATGACCACCGCACCCGTCAGCCACAAGCGCCCCAGCACGCTGCGCGGCGCCAGCCTCCCGAAGTGGTCCCAGTGGGCGATCGCCGTGGGCTCCGTCGTCGTCGCCGTGGGCATCGGCCTGGGCGCCGGCCTCGACAGCAAGGTCCAGTGGGGCCTGATCGCCGCGATCCTCTTCGTCCTCGGCACGTACGTCATCGCCGCGCGCGTCGAGGGCCACCGCCAGGCCAAGGACCGGGTCGCGACCAGCCTCGTCTGGGTCTGCTTCATCGTCGCCGTCGTCCCGCTGGCCTCCCTGATCTGGGAGACCGTCAAGCGCGGTGTGAAGGTCTTCGACGTCTACTTCCTGACCCACTCCATGGGTGTGGTCGCCGACACCGAGACCGGTGGCGGCATCTACCACGCGATCATCGGCACCCTGGAGCAGGTCGGCATCGCCACCCTGATCGCCGTGCCGATCGGTGTGCTCACCGCGATCTACCTCGTCGAGTACGGGCGTGGCAAGCTCGCCAAGGCCGTCACCTTCTTCGTCGACGTCATGACGGGCATCCCGTCGATCGTCGCCGGCCTCTTCATTCTCAGCTTCTGGATCCTGATCCTGGACATGGGGTACTCCGGCTTCGCCGGTTCGCTCGCCCTGTCGATCCTGATGATGCCCGTGGTGGTCCGCTCCACGGAGGAGATGCTCAAGCTCGTACCGAACGAGCTGCGCGAGGCCTCCCTCGCGCTGGGCATCCCGAAGTGGCGCACCATCATCAAGGTGGTTCTGCCGACCTCCATCGGCGGTATCACCACGGGTGTGATGCTCGCGGTCGCGCGCATCACCGGTGAGACCGCTCCCGTGCTGCTGCTGGTGTGGGGTACCAACTTCATCAACACCAACCCGTTCTCGGACCCGCAGGCCTCGCTGCCGCTGTACATCTACCAGCAGTACGCGAACAGCGCCGGTTCCGGCGCGGCCTACGACCGGGCCTGGGCGGCGGCACTCGCGCTCATCGCCTTCGTCATGATCCTCAACCTGGCAGCGCGTGGCATCGCGCGCTGGAAGGCGCCCAAGACGGGCCGCTGA
- the pstC gene encoding phosphate ABC transporter permease subunit PstC — MDISTQNTEAPPPTPQPSVAELKRAARGATRPGDRIFLGLSRGSGIFLLVIMAAIAAFLTYRAANAISKDHTNFLTTFEWNTNLEPASFGIAVLAFGTVVSAIIAMALAVPVAVGIALFITHYAPRKLGGTIAYVIDLLAAVPSIVYGLWGALVLVPHMDGLFGWLDHYFGWTGIFEWQGGAPRSMLTVGILLAIMILPIITNVSREVFRQVPQMHEEAALALGATRWEVIRMSVLPFGRSGVISASMLGLGRALGETMAVATVLSPTFEINASLLDPGGGTFAQNIASKFSEATPLGQDALIASGLVLFVITLLVNGAARMIINRRKEYSGANA; from the coding sequence ATGGACATATCAACACAGAACACTGAAGCCCCTCCCCCCACCCCACAGCCTTCCGTGGCCGAGCTGAAGCGCGCGGCCCGCGGCGCCACCCGCCCCGGAGACCGGATCTTCCTCGGTCTCTCGCGCGGGTCCGGCATTTTCCTCCTGGTGATCATGGCCGCCATCGCGGCCTTCCTCACCTACCGCGCCGCCAACGCGATCAGCAAGGACCACACCAACTTCCTGACCACGTTCGAGTGGAACACCAACCTCGAACCGGCGTCCTTCGGCATCGCGGTCCTGGCCTTCGGCACGGTGGTCTCCGCGATCATCGCCATGGCCCTCGCGGTCCCGGTCGCGGTCGGCATCGCCCTGTTCATCACGCACTACGCGCCGCGCAAGCTCGGCGGCACCATCGCGTACGTGATCGACCTGCTCGCCGCTGTCCCGTCCATCGTGTACGGCCTCTGGGGCGCCCTCGTCCTCGTACCGCACATGGACGGCCTCTTCGGCTGGCTCGACCACTACTTCGGCTGGACCGGCATCTTCGAGTGGCAGGGCGGCGCGCCCCGCTCGATGCTCACCGTCGGCATCCTGCTCGCGATCATGATCCTGCCGATCATCACCAACGTGAGCCGTGAGGTCTTCCGCCAGGTCCCGCAGATGCACGAGGAGGCCGCGCTGGCCCTCGGCGCCACGCGCTGGGAGGTCATCCGCATGTCGGTGCTGCCCTTCGGCCGTTCCGGCGTGATCTCCGCCTCGATGCTCGGCCTCGGCCGCGCGCTCGGCGAGACGATGGCCGTCGCCACGGTCCTCTCCCCGACCTTCGAGATCAACGCCAGCCTGCTCGACCCGGGCGGCGGCACCTTCGCCCAGAACATCGCGAGCAAGTTCAGCGAGGCCACCCCGCTCGGCCAGGACGCGCTGATCGCCTCCGGTCTCGTCCTGTTCGTCATCACCCTGCTGGTCAACGGCGCGGCGCGCATGATCATCAACCGCCGCAAGGAGTACTCGGGGGCCAACGCATGA
- a CDS encoding anion permease, whose amino-acid sequence MDTFALIVTIGVALGFTYTNGFHDSANAIATSVSTRALTPRAALAMAAVMNLAGAFLGSGVAHTVSSGLIETPEGSKGMGILFAALIGAIVWNLVTWYFGLPSSSSHALFGGLVGAALAGGTTVLWSGVVDKIIIPMFLSPVVGLIGGYLVMCAIMWIFRRSNPSKAKRGFRIAQTVSAAGMALGHGLQDAQKTMGVVVMALVIGGVQGADDPIPVWVKIVCAVMLSLGTYAGGWRIMRTLGRKIIELDPPQGFAAETTGASIMFATAYLFKAPISTTHVITSAIMGVGATKRVNAVRWGVAKNIVMGWFITMPAAGLVAALSFWVVNLAFL is encoded by the coding sequence ATGGACACCTTTGCTTTGATCGTGACCATTGGGGTCGCGCTCGGATTCACGTATACGAACGGCTTCCACGACTCGGCGAACGCCATCGCTACGTCGGTGTCCACGCGGGCGCTGACGCCGCGGGCGGCTCTCGCCATGGCCGCCGTGATGAACCTCGCCGGTGCGTTCCTCGGCAGCGGGGTCGCGCACACGGTCAGCAGCGGGCTGATCGAGACGCCCGAGGGCAGCAAGGGGATGGGAATCCTCTTCGCGGCGCTCATCGGTGCCATCGTCTGGAACCTCGTCACCTGGTACTTCGGGCTTCCGTCGTCGTCGTCGCACGCGTTGTTCGGCGGACTGGTGGGGGCTGCGCTCGCGGGCGGTACGACCGTTCTGTGGTCCGGCGTCGTGGACAAGATCATCATTCCGATGTTCCTGTCGCCGGTCGTCGGTCTGATCGGCGGCTATCTGGTCATGTGCGCCATCATGTGGATCTTCCGCAGGTCCAATCCGTCGAAGGCCAAGCGGGGGTTCCGGATCGCGCAGACCGTGTCGGCGGCCGGGATGGCGCTCGGGCATGGTCTTCAGGACGCCCAGAAGACGATGGGTGTCGTGGTGATGGCGCTGGTCATCGGTGGCGTTCAGGGGGCGGACGATCCGATTCCGGTGTGGGTGAAGATCGTCTGTGCGGTGATGCTGTCGCTGGGGACGTACGCGGGTGGGTGGCGCATCATGCGGACGCTCGGGCGGAAGATCATCGAGCTTGATCCGCCTCAGGGGTTCGCCGCGGAGACGACGGGGGCGTCGATCATGTTCGCCACGGCGTATCTCTTCAAGGCGCCGATTTCCACGACGCATGTCATCACCTCCGCGATCATGGGTGTGGGGGCGACGAAGCGTGTGAACGCGGTGCGGTGGGGCGTCGCCAAGAACATCGTCATGGGGTGGTTCATCACGATGCCGGCGGCCGGGTTGGTGGCTGCGCTGAGCTTCTGGGTTGTGAACCTGGCGTTTCTGTAG